The Leucobacter rhizosphaerae genome includes a region encoding these proteins:
- a CDS encoding SDR family oxidoreductase, whose product MSRTFVITGAGSGIGKTTAQILRDRGDTVIGVDLRGADVVGDLSTADGRVAAAAEATRLAGGTVDAVIACAGLAIPKRITAAVNYFGMTEFLEAMQPALTASAAPRVALISSMASLQPVAPPLVDALLAGDEAAALAIAAELEADPQTGNLIYSSSKQAISRWVRREAPGARWAGAGIPLNAVGPGTVITPMTQDLLATPEGTAMVDAVVPMPLNSHQSPESIAHLLIWLTSVENSHCCGQTIYCDGGADAVLRGDDIWSWNEAGIRDTFAEITARLAG is encoded by the coding sequence ATGTCTCGCACGTTCGTCATCACCGGCGCCGGATCCGGCATCGGCAAGACCACCGCCCAGATCCTCCGCGACCGCGGCGACACCGTGATCGGCGTCGACCTCCGCGGAGCCGACGTGGTCGGCGACCTGTCGACCGCTGACGGCCGAGTCGCGGCCGCGGCGGAGGCGACCCGACTCGCCGGCGGCACCGTGGACGCGGTCATCGCCTGCGCCGGTCTCGCGATCCCGAAGCGGATCACGGCGGCCGTCAACTACTTCGGCATGACCGAGTTCCTCGAGGCCATGCAGCCCGCCCTCACGGCCTCAGCCGCCCCGCGGGTCGCCCTCATCTCGTCGATGGCCTCCCTGCAGCCGGTCGCACCACCGCTCGTCGACGCGCTCCTCGCGGGCGACGAGGCCGCCGCGCTCGCCATCGCCGCAGAGCTCGAGGCCGACCCGCAGACGGGCAACCTCATCTACTCCTCGTCGAAGCAGGCGATCTCGCGCTGGGTGCGCCGCGAAGCACCGGGCGCGCGCTGGGCCGGTGCCGGGATCCCGCTGAACGCGGTCGGCCCGGGCACCGTCATCACCCCGATGACCCAGGACCTGCTCGCCACCCCGGAGGGCACCGCGATGGTCGACGCCGTCGTGCCCATGCCCCTGAACTCGCACCAGAGCCCGGAGAGCATCGCGCACCTGCTCATCTGGCTGACCTCGGTCGAGAACTCGCACTGCTGCGGTCAGACGATCTACTGCGACGGCGGTGCCGACGCGGTGCTGCGCGGCGACGACATCTGGTCGTGGAACGAGGCCGGGATCCGCGACACCTTCGCCGAGATCACCGCGCGACTCGCGGGCTAA